DNA from Lactobacillus sp. ESL0791:
CCACTAAACTAATGAATATTTGGAGGCAGAGTACTTATGGATATGGATTTATCAAAACTGTTTGATGCTAAAATTATTGACCTGAATATGAATGTCAGCACTAAAAAAGATGCGATAAAACATTTAACAGATCTTTTATTCGATGCAGGATATGTTAATGATAAACAGGACTATATAGAAGATATATATAGGAGAGAAGAACAAGGAATAACTGGCATGGGGAATGGAATTGCAATTCCTCATGGAAAATCTGGGTCAGTTTTGAAAACAGGGCTTGCAGTTGGAAAATCAACACAAAAAATCGAATGGGAATCATACGACAACCAACCTGTGGACATTGTTTTTCTTTTTGCGGTACCTGATAAAAAAGAGGGTAATATTATTCATTTAAAATTGCTCTCAAAGGTTGCAGGCAAATTGGGTAATGAAGAAATTTTGAAAAAAATACGGGCTGCGAAGACGGCTGAGGATATCAAAGAGTGTATGTTTGAATAGGAAAGCACTTAAAGCATCATTAATTAGCATTAGGAGAAAAAATGTTTATATTAGAAAATGATAAATTTTTAACTGAGATTAATCCCTTAGGAGCGCAAATTAATCGAATATATAATAAGGAAGATAAAATTGAGTATATATGGAATGGTGAAAGGTGGCCTAAGCACGCTCCTGTACTGTTCCCGGCTATTGGTGCATCTTTTGATAATAGCTATTTCATTGACGGAAAGCAATATTCAATACCAGTTCATGGTTTTGCTAATGTTTCTGATTTCAAATTAGTGTCAAAAACGAATAATAACTTGACTTTAATGCTTTCTGATTCTGCCGAAACTAGAAAAATTTATCCGTTTAAATTCACACTAATCGCATCATATACGATTTTACCTGATGGCATATCACTTAGTTTCCTTGTTCAGAATTTAAGTGATGAAACTATGCCATTTGCGTTAGGCTCACATCCTGCGTTTAATATTCCAATGGCGAAAGATGGGCTGCAATATGACGATTATAAGGTTACTTTTGCTGGTGATTTTGAATTGCCGCTAAAAAGTTATGAAATAATTCAAACACCAACTCCATTTAGAACCGGCAATATAATTGATTTTTCGCAAAGCAAAGAAGTTAAGTTAAATCATGAAATGTTTCGTAATGGTCTTAAAGTTATCGCCAATGAAAATGTAAATGAGGTAAAATTATCTTCTGCTAATAAAGATTATTTAAAAATTAAACTCGGTAGTTTTAAAAACTTTTGTCTTTGGACAAAGGAAGATGAGGACCTAGGATTTTTGTGTATTGAGTTATTTAATGGTTTACCAGACAAAAATGGAAAATCAGTTGATTGGAGAAATAAAGAAGGAAACATCTTACTGGAACCTGGTCAAAGTAAATTGATGCAGTATGAAATTTCTTTTATGTAGATAAATAGCAAACAAGTATTGAAGACAGAATAAGATTTTGTCTAAAACAAAAAGATTGGAATGAATCCAATCTTTTTTAGTTATAAAGCGGATAGCGTGAATCGAACCCGCATCTTCAGCTTGGGAAGCTAATGTTTTACCATTAAACTATACCCGCGTTACTCAATAATTTTACCATGCTTTCTTGATTAAACCAAGTTAATTTTTGGCAACTTTCGGGAGTTTGACAGTTGAAAAGCTCTTAAGAGCCTAAAATCCTTGTTATTACGCGTTTTATCTTGTCAAATTTTTCTCTTGCTTTCGTGGTACTATTATCGTACTATATAAGTGGAGGAATTTCATGATGCGTATCCGTAAAAATATTTCTACTAATTCTGTTTCCTATTCTGTCATTGAGAGTTACCGCGATCTTAATGGTAAAGCTACTTCCAGAGTTGTCGAAGCTTTAGGCAACGAAGCTGAAATTTTGAAAAAACATCCTGGGGTTGATCCTGAACAGTGGGCTAGAAACTATGCTAAAGAACTTACTCGTAAAAAGAAGTCTTCTAACCTAGAAATTATGGTTAAGTACCGGCCTAATCGGCTAATTACCAAAAATAATCAGCTTTCTTACAATGTTGGCTATTTATTCTTACAAAGTATCTATTATCAGCTTGGTTTAGGACGAGCGATTGACCAAATTCAACGTAAACATGATTTCAAATTTGATCTGAACGATATTTTTTCTAAATTAATCTATTTACGAGTGCTGGATCCAGCTTCTAAGCGCGGTTCTTTGCTTAAATCACACGAACTGTTAGAGAACATGACTTGCAGTCAGCACGACCTGTACCGGGCTCTAGATGTTCTCCAGCAAGAAAGTCATACCTTGCAGACTGCAGCCTATCATAACAGTCAAAAATTGCTCCCTCGACAGAAAAAAATTCTGTATTATGATTGTACTAATTATTACTTTGAAATTGAGCAAGAAGATGAATTTCGCAGGTATGGGCACTCTAAAGAAAATCGCCCCAATCCAATTGTTCAAATGGGCTTATTCATGGACGGTTCTGGTCTGCCGCTAGCCTTTTCAACTTTTCCTGGAAACGAAAATGAACAGCCTTCGTTACAAAAACTAGAGAAAAAAGTATTAAAAGATTTCGATTTATCTGAGGTTATAGTTGTCACTGATGGTGGTTTATCATCTAAAGCCAATCGGCTCTTTAATAGTCGTAGTCAGCGTTCCTTTGTCACTACACAATCAATTAAGAAACTCCCCAAATATTTAAAAGACTGGTGCTTAGCCTCTAATGACTGGCACTTAAAGCCTAAAGATCGAGGGTTCAACTTAGAACAAATTAATGAACAAGCTGCCTTAGATAATGATCTGATTTATTTTAAAGAGCGCTGGATCAAAGATAATACAGGTTTTGAGCAACATTTAGTTGTGACATTTTCTATAAAATATAAGTTATATGAGCAAGAGGTGCGTCAAAGACAATTTGAACGAGCAAAACAGAAAGTTAAAACTCCCAGCAAGCTAAAAGCAGTAAATCCGAATGATCCCAAACGCTTTATTAAACAAACAGCTACTACCAAAGATGGTGAAGTAGCAGCGCAAAAGCATTTTATGATTGATACAGATAAAGAAGAAGCAGAGGCACAATATGACGGCTTTTATGCTGTGTGTACCAACTTAGAAGAAGATCCGTTAGCGATAATTAAG
Protein-coding regions in this window:
- a CDS encoding PTS sugar transporter subunit IIA; translated protein: MDMDLSKLFDAKIIDLNMNVSTKKDAIKHLTDLLFDAGYVNDKQDYIEDIYRREEQGITGMGNGIAIPHGKSGSVLKTGLAVGKSTQKIEWESYDNQPVDIVFLFAVPDKKEGNIIHLKLLSKVAGKLGNEEILKKIRAAKTAEDIKECMFE
- a CDS encoding aldose 1-epimerase family protein, whose amino-acid sequence is MFILENDKFLTEINPLGAQINRIYNKEDKIEYIWNGERWPKHAPVLFPAIGASFDNSYFIDGKQYSIPVHGFANVSDFKLVSKTNNNLTLMLSDSAETRKIYPFKFTLIASYTILPDGISLSFLVQNLSDETMPFALGSHPAFNIPMAKDGLQYDDYKVTFAGDFELPLKSYEIIQTPTPFRTGNIIDFSQSKEVKLNHEMFRNGLKVIANENVNEVKLSSANKDYLKIKLGSFKNFCLWTKEDEDLGFLCIELFNGLPDKNGKSVDWRNKEGNILLEPGQSKLMQYEISFM
- a CDS encoding IS1634 family transposase; this encodes MMRIRKNISTNSVSYSVIESYRDLNGKATSRVVEALGNEAEILKKHPGVDPEQWARNYAKELTRKKKSSNLEIMVKYRPNRLITKNNQLSYNVGYLFLQSIYYQLGLGRAIDQIQRKHDFKFDLNDIFSKLIYLRVLDPASKRGSLLKSHELLENMTCSQHDLYRALDVLQQESHTLQTAAYHNSQKLLPRQKKILYYDCTNYYFEIEQEDEFRRYGHSKENRPNPIVQMGLFMDGSGLPLAFSTFPGNENEQPSLQKLEKKVLKDFDLSEVIVVTDGGLSSKANRLFNSRSQRSFVTTQSIKKLPKYLKDWCLASNDWHLKPKDRGFNLEQINEQAALDNDLIYFKERWIKDNTGFEQHLVVTFSIKYKLYEQEVRQRQFERAKQKVKTPSKLKAVNPNDPKRFIKQTATTKDGEVAAQKHFMIDTDKEEAEAQYDGFYAVCTNLEEDPLAIIKVNRSRWETEDSFRVMKSELRSRPVYLQREARISAHFLICFMALLVLRIIERKLKKHVSIHELITCLNEMKVVKLPSQGYTPTYERTDLTDALHEVFGFRTDYELIPEEKLKKIILQSKKGR